Proteins encoded together in one Coffea arabica cultivar ET-39 chromosome 2c, Coffea Arabica ET-39 HiFi, whole genome shotgun sequence window:
- the LOC113728198 gene encoding ras-related protein RABA3 produces MEEVKNGTEGSRGGHDHVKKDDNVGDQINEKVDYVFKVVVIGDSAVGKSQILSRFTKNEFCFDSKSTIGVEFQTRTVNINSKVVKAQIWDTAGQERYRAVTSAYYRGALGAMLVYDITKRQSFDHVARWVEELRAHADNSIVIVLVGNKADLVDLRTVPAEDALEFAENQGLLFFETSALNGDNVDAAFFKLLEEIHNAVSKKCLDSRGAGGIWANATDQGSFKGLKIDVISSAEFEVSEMKKSSSCSC; encoded by the exons ATGGAAGAGGTGAAGAATGGCACGGAAGGTAGCAGGGGTGGCCATGATCATGTGAAGAAGGACGACAATGTTGGAGATCAGATCAATGAAAAGGTAGACTATGTGTTCAAGGTGGTGGTGATCGGAGACTCTGCGGTGGGCAAGTCTCAGATACTGTCCAGGTTTACCAAGAATGAGTTCTGCTTCGATTCCAAATCCACCATTGGAGTCGAGTTCCAGACCAGGACTGTCAACATCAACTCCAAAGTCGTCAAGGCCCAGATCTGGGATACTGCTGGCCAAGAAAG GTACCGAGCTGTGACGAGTGCATACTACAGAGGTGCGCTGGGGGCCATGTTGGTGTACGACATTACCAAAAGGCAGTCATTTGATCATGTAGCCAGATGGGTGGAGGAACTGAGGGCTCATGCAGATAACTCCATCGTCATCGTGCTGGTCGGAAACAAAGCTGATCTCGTGGACTTGAGGACCGTGCCGGCGGAGGACGCCTTGGAGTTTGCAGAAAACCAGGGCCTGTTATTCTTTGAGACATCAGCACTTAACGGTGACAATGTGGACGCTGCGTTCTTTAAGCTCCTCGAGGAGATACACAACGCGGTGTCCAAGAAGTGTTTGGATAGCCGCGGCGCCGGTGGAATCTGGGCCAATGCCACCGACCAAGGTTCCTTCAAGGGATTGAAAATTGATGTCATTTCTAGTGCAGAATTTGAAGTCAGTGAGATGAAGAAATCGTCCTCTTGTTCTTGCTAA
- the LOC113728194 gene encoding uncharacterized protein isoform X1 — translation MAATLCFLQLPLLPPAPNHHHRPSSSLRFTLTATDPITTTSTTNTTSQLSQQQQHSPQKLLHQTVISTLKSAALPLLPLAFPFFLDPKDAVAVDGNFGLLEGRTMALVHPLVMASLFLYTLYAGYLGWQWRRVRTIQTEINELKKQVQQVPVSPAGTPPPQPPQPSPVELQIQQLTEERKQLIKGQYRDKHYDAGSLLLGFGVFGSVFGAVNTWFRTGKLFPGPHLFAGAGITVLWAAAASLVPAMQKGNETARNLHIALNSLNVILFIWQIPTGIDILFRAVEFTNWP, via the exons ATGGCAGCCACACTCTGCTTCCTTCAACTCCCTCTGCTTCCTCCTGCACCAAACCACCACCACCGACCATCATCCTCCTTGAGATTCACCCTCACAGCCACCGACCCAATTACCACTACTTCTACTACTAATACAACATCACAGCTCTCTCAACAACAACAACATTCCCCGCAAAAACTCCTGCATCAAACTGTTATTTCTACTTTAAAATCAGCTGCCCTTCCTCTCCTCCCACTTGCATTCCCTTTCTTTCTTGACCCCAAG GATGCAGTTGCAGTTGACGGGAACTTTGGACTTCTTGAAGGCAGGACAATGGCTCTCGTTCATCCCCTTGTCATGGCTAGTTTGTTTCTTTACACCTTATACGCCGGTTATCTTGGCTGGCAATGGCGCCGAGTCCGCACCATACAAACTGAGATTAACGAGCTCAAGAAGCAGGTGCAGCAGGTTCCAGTCTCCCCGGCTGGCACCCCTCCTCCTCAACCCCCGCAGCCGTCCCCTGTTGAGCTCCAAATTCAGCAACTCACCGAG GAAAGGAAGCAGTTGATTAAAGGCCAATACAGGGATAAGCACTACGATGCTGGTTCCCTTCTACTCGGATTTGGGGTGTTTGGGTCGGTTTTTGGAGCAGTCAACACCTGGTTTCGGACTGGAAAGCTATTTCCGGGACCCCATTTATTTGCAGGGGCAG GGATAACTGTGCTATGGGCGGCAGCTGCATCCCTTGTACCTGCAATGCAGAAAGGGAACGAAACTGCCAGAAATCTTCATATTGCGCTCAACTCCCTAAATGTTATCCTCTTCATTTGGCAGATTCCCACTGGAATTGACATTCTCTTCAGAGCGGTTGAGTTCACCAACTGGCCTTGA
- the LOC113728194 gene encoding uncharacterized protein isoform X2, whose translation MAATLCFLQLPLLPPAPNHHHRPSSSLRFTLTATDPITTTSTTNTTSQLSQQQQHSPQKLLHQTVISTLKSAALPLLPLAFPFFLDPKDAVAVDGNFGLLEGRTMALVHPLVMASLFLYTLYAGYLGWQWRRVRTIQTEINELKKQVQQVPVSPAGTPPPQPPQPSPVELQIQQLTEERKQLIKGQYRDKHYDAGSLLLGFGVFGSVFGAVNTWFRTGKLFPGPHLFAGADSHWN comes from the exons ATGGCAGCCACACTCTGCTTCCTTCAACTCCCTCTGCTTCCTCCTGCACCAAACCACCACCACCGACCATCATCCTCCTTGAGATTCACCCTCACAGCCACCGACCCAATTACCACTACTTCTACTACTAATACAACATCACAGCTCTCTCAACAACAACAACATTCCCCGCAAAAACTCCTGCATCAAACTGTTATTTCTACTTTAAAATCAGCTGCCCTTCCTCTCCTCCCACTTGCATTCCCTTTCTTTCTTGACCCCAAG GATGCAGTTGCAGTTGACGGGAACTTTGGACTTCTTGAAGGCAGGACAATGGCTCTCGTTCATCCCCTTGTCATGGCTAGTTTGTTTCTTTACACCTTATACGCCGGTTATCTTGGCTGGCAATGGCGCCGAGTCCGCACCATACAAACTGAGATTAACGAGCTCAAGAAGCAGGTGCAGCAGGTTCCAGTCTCCCCGGCTGGCACCCCTCCTCCTCAACCCCCGCAGCCGTCCCCTGTTGAGCTCCAAATTCAGCAACTCACCGAG GAAAGGAAGCAGTTGATTAAAGGCCAATACAGGGATAAGCACTACGATGCTGGTTCCCTTCTACTCGGATTTGGGGTGTTTGGGTCGGTTTTTGGAGCAGTCAACACCTGGTTTCGGACTGGAAAGCTATTTCCGGGACCCCATTTATTTGCAGGGGCAG ATTCCCACTGGAATTGA